The region tacaagtataaatgaaaaaacaaCTTAAGGTATGTTGGAAAATCTATGCGCGCAGCAGAACGATCGAAACAATGACAATTTacgaaagaacaaaaaaaattgtagaaTATACTTTgaacaacaataataaataaaatagtgaaTAAAAAATCAATCACATACAAGAAAGTTTCAGTCTCAAGCTGTGAAATTTGGGTTTCATTCGGATTTATACATAAAAACTTGTCCTGCAGATTTTCTGCACATAAACTGTTTGATGATATGCCACTGCCAGAAAGTAATTGATTTAGAATATTGTTGGAATCTGATAGATTGATGGGTATGTGCAACATGGACTAATGatggtttggtattttttagaCGAATATTGAAGGCTCAAATTAAGCCTAATCAATTTTGTGAGGATTTTCAAGAACCCATTTGCGAGCATCAGAATCGCATTATACATGTTTGATGAAATGACCATAAGTGGAAGGAAGAGATTCCCTCACCATCAAAAAGAAGAGGCGTAAGTCATTCTATATAGAATAACTATTCGATTTTACTGAATAATAACTATTCCATTCCGCACTTATTTTATGAACCAAACACGACATATTTGACCTGTTTTCAAGAAATTAAGTGTATGATAGGTACTTCTTTTATACATGACTGGCATATTTGTGATATGGGCCATATTATGGAGGGCAATATTTAAAGCTTttccaaaaaaacaaaatgagaCTATTAAATGGTCCAAGAGCGTTTTAGAATTGTAGAAGAAGCTAAAAATGGAGGTACAAGAAGAAAATCCGAGTATTGAGTCACCATTATTAATCTCTGAAGGTGGAAGATTGTTAGAACAAAAACACAGATTTACAGCAGATGAATTTTTCATAGAACTGAAAAAGCAGCTCAACTTGGCTGGTCCTCTTGTCTCAGTAAATTTCTTGATATATCTTTTGCAAGTCATTTCAGTTATGTTTGTTGGTCATCTTGGTGAGCTTTCACTTGCGGGTGCTTCTATGGCCACGTCTTTTGCTTCGGTTACTGGCTTCAGCTTGTTGGTAAGATTGTTTGGTTTCAACTTATTCTTGCATTTAGACAAGTTCATAATGAATATTTAAGTGCTTGCTTGTTAAATTGGTCCACTCTAAATAACTCAGAATTGTTTGATATGAGAAGGTCTTTTATTAGAAAAGGAGTACAGAAAAACATCATATCTTGTTCTAGTATCCGTATGCATGAAGATATTCAATTTGCCATTTGTGGTCGACTCTATTATGGATTTCTGACCACATTCTCCAAGGTATAAGTAGATTTGAGATGGAACTCCATTATGGATATCTGACCACATTCTCCATCAGGTGGCATACccataattattttcataaggTGGACAAGATTGTTTTGAAAGTTTATAAGGTGGTCGACTGCCCAACATATGTTCTTCCTAGGTACACCCTACTTATACCTTCTCCGAACTCATGTTAATTTGTTTCGACTATGAACCAAACTTGAGATTTCAATGTTTTAGACATTGATGTTACTTTTTTAGATTTGTCTAGACATTGATGTTACTTTTTGTCCGTAGTGGGTTCAAACTCGTAAGCTCGCAGTCCTCAAGCTAAACTCAATACCACTAAGTTAGTATGAATTTGCTATTTTTATGTCCCTTGTTTCACACACTATTCCGATTTTTTTTGTGCGATATGAACAGAAAGGAATGGCAAGTGGATTAGATACATTCTGTGGTCAGTCTTATGGAGCAAAGCAATATCATATGCTTGGTATACACTTACAGAGGGCAATGATTGTTCTACTACTAGTCAGCATTCCTCTTGCCTTTATATGGGCAAACGCAGGCGAGATTCTTCTGTTCTTCCGGCAAGATCCAGAAATATCAGCTGAGGCAGGACGCTATGCTCATTTTATGATTCCTTCAATTTTCGCTTTCGCCATCCAAGAATGTCTTGTCAGATTCCTGCAGACACAAAACAATGTGGTTCCAATGATGATTTGCTCAGGATTTACAACTTTGCTTCACATTTTCATTTGTTGGATTCTTGTTTTCAAATCAGGACTTGGAAATAAAGGTGCTGCTTTGGCAAATGCTATTTCTTATTGGATTTATGCAATCTTATTAATACTTTATGTCAGCATATCCCCTTCATGTAAGAAGACTTGGACTGGCTTTTCTAAACAAGCCCTTCATGGAATTCCTAAATATCTTAAACTGGCAATTCCTTCTGCTGTAATGCTCAGGTACTCGTACTAATCCAACTGGGTTCACATAGCTTTTATCGATTATTTTCGAAAATACTTCATACTTACATTATTAACTTGGTAATAATTGTCGTTTTAGCATTTCCATTTCGGTGTAGCATACGCttttataactttaaattttggctTTGCTGATGAAATAGCTTGGAGACTTGGTCATTCGAGATGATGGTTCTGTTATCTGGTCTTCTTCCTAATCCAAAACTTGAAACATCAGTCCTATCTATAAGGTTAGATCACTCAACAGTTTGAATTCATTAtatatcaaatcaaacatatataattCTGACCAATTGTGCTTTGTTTGACAGTCTTAACACATCTTCAATGGCATTCATGATACCCTTAGGACTCGGTGGAGTTATAAGGTGAGCTACGCCTAAATCGGGGTTTGATATTTTTGTGCTTTTTCACAAAACTGTTATCCAATTACATAAAGTTACAAAACAGTTACAATAGTTACAAAATTATGACTTTTTTTCGAACCGGTTACCAGCTTGGTGATGTAGACAAGGCAAAGATGTCCATTAACCCTGTTGTAAAAAAAGTATAGTTTGGTAGCCATTTTGTAAGTTGAAATATTTCATTAGCAGTTTTGAAGAAAAACTTTAGTTtgataaccattttataaaaacactatagttCAGTGACCGCCAATATATTTAACCCGCTAAATTGAAAGCTTTTGTGTTATTAGTTCTGCTTATTGCATGTGATATAGTTGTTGATAATGTATATAGTACAAGAGTATCAAATGAACTTGGTGCTGGAAAACCAAGAGCAGCTAGGCAATCAGTATGCGTTGCGATATTTATGGTTGCTACGGCAGGTATTGCAATGTCCAGCACACTGATAGTAGGGCGTAATATGTGGGGCTATTTGTACAGTACGGAAGAACGAGTAGTCCAATACGTGGGCCAAATGCTCATATTTGTTGCTGCTACTCATTTTTTGGATGGCATTCAGAGTGTTCTTTCAGGTGTGTCACCCACAATTCattaatctttttcaaaaatatcattGGGCTGTGCATTGGTcgattttagtttggtttggaATCGACTGAAACCGATTAAAccaaaatttgttaaaattaatgatGTGCAACTTAGACTAGCTAATATGGAGTGAATTGCAACTTTTTAGGAACTTGTAGAGGATGTGGATGGCAAAAGCTTGGAGCTATAATTAATTTGGGAGCTTACTATCTTATAGGCATTCCTTGTTCCATATTATTTGCTTTTGTGTACAACTTTGGAGGAAaggtaataattttttttttataattatattttaactatatattattagtttataatGTGTTTTTCTAACCATGAAACAacttatttattagtttatcatGATAATAATTTAGTATCTTACATTGCAAAATACTTAGATTGGTGGCAAAGTATTGAAATTTAGTGTATACAGGGGCTCTGGACTGGACTTATAGTTGCATTACTTGTACAATCACTGGGTCTGTCAACCGTAACTCTCACCACCAATTGGGAAAAAGAAGTAAGTTAATTTTACCaataaattcttcatttttggcACTATGTAGGATTATGAATATTTAGTTGATGATTGGGTcggctttttttttattattattagaattaaactttaattattaattggaGATTTTAACTTACACTATGTGtggaatttttgaaataaatttaattttctcttCTCTGCTTGCAGTCAAAGAAGGCTAAAGACAGAGTCTACAACAGCAACAATGTTACATTTATTCCTGAAGAAATCAGAAGTTGAGCGTTTACAAGTGAACAGTccgataataataaaataaatcagaaGTTGTCAGGTGCCTTGAAAAATACTTGCGTTGTTAACGAAACGCTATACTCCCTCggtcccaaaaaaaaaaaattaaaatgaaaaatcggTCAGttcaattaatttcaattttcaaaattcaaaactaaTCAAATGCAGTACACATCTTAGCTTGAAAACTACTAAGTAACAATCtttatcaatttttcaaaattaagagTTGAGCTACCTTGTGAACTAACAGCATCAACAACAAGTTTATTAAGATGAACAACTTTATGTTTCATTTTCTGTCCTTTTTCACTTCCCTGAACAACTTGTAACGCTTTCATTGTACCGTCTTTTGTGATTTTTCCGCCTTCAATCTCTAATCCAATGCCCCACACAGCTTCCACTGTCCAACTATTCAAGTGATGATCCCCGAAGAACGGCCTACAAATCAAAGGCACACTCCCAATAATACTCTCCACCACAGAATTCCATCCGCCATGTGATATGAATGCGCTAATCGAATGATGCTGCAAAACCTGCAGCTGTGGTGCCCAGGAAACTACAATTCCCTTCTCTTTCGTCCTGTCGAGAAACTCTTTCGGCAATTTCTCGCTAGGGTTTCCTTTGAATGACCAGATAAAATGAAATCCGCCGTACTCTAATGCTTCAGCTAACGCTGTTAACTCGTGAGGCGGAGGCATTATCATGCTTCCGAAGCTAATGTATACGACGGAGTCCTGTTTCTGCTTGTCTAGCCATTCCAGACAGCCTTGTGGATCACAATGTTTCTTGGGTGGGAGTGTTAGTAGAGGCAGACCGATGGTTAGAAGATCTTGGAGTGTCGATTTGAGTTGGTTAATCGGAATAGAATCGATTTCTTCGAATGAGTTAATGCAAACCGCAGTTGCTTTCGGTAGATTTAGTCCCATTTTGTGTAACATTGATGCAAAGGGTGTGGTAAGGTCTTTTGCTATTACATCTTCAGGAATGTGAGTTGCAGGTAAGCTTTCAAATCCTGGAAGGAAGTCCAACTTTTTGTCTAATTGGAAATTTCCTACATCAATAACATAAAATCAGACTATATTTGATGAATTCAAGGAAAAAAATTACTAACGTGGCTGACATAAAAGTGTGGGTCTTTCTAATTTAATCATGTCCTTTTAGAAAATAGtatcattttgaaataaaatatatagttcGATAAcatttaagtaattaaaatatattattttatctccaggttaaaaaatattacaattgtTGAGCTGGAGATCTTTTATACTTCAGTTACAAATTTCGGTCCCccaatttcaaatatttcaagaTGTGAGGCTTCTAACACAATTCCAACCAATTATTGCTTATGTGGCAACAAAATGTGTGACATGGAATTTTTCGTGGGGCGCATAAATGGTAATTTACCTGAATTGATTAAGTAACCTCCTAgagaaaattaaattggagttatattttaagaaaattaaatttgggttatcaaaatataaaaataaaacgatGATAATTCAAATGTAAAAAGCTTATAATTCGGTAAccgtaaaaaatttaattatctatTCAGACAAAACTAGTTTTCATGAGATTGAAGGGGAGGTGGTGCAAATTTTTATTGGAGGCTCATTGTATAAAATAACTCTTCCCTACATTCCGttaaaaagtttcatatttcattttgggatgttttattttaaaagtctcatttctatttttaaaatatttttatccttTATTTAGTCatctcaaataaattttatgaaaaattcaactattattaatagaagcaaaatataaaaaagacataaaaagacaaaaatgataaatatttttttaatatgtgtataAAAGCAaatgagacttttaaaatgggacggaagacatatatttttaaagaaatgttGAAGAGTAtttttgcaacaaaaaaattaaggagTGGATATCCTCTCAGGCTATACGCAGTGTCCGCCCCTAATTGTTGCGTACATAAATTCAccgaaaaattatttaataaaatggtGTTGTTGatagaattaaaatttgattaccATAATGTAAGAgtttgaaaaccgaaaaaattaCCATGAATTCCCAATTTTTCTCTAATAAGTTCAGTTTGTAGGTGGATGAAAACGGAACGAGGACCAGAAGTCCAGACTGCAACCCAAGGAATCTGCAAATCTCGAGCCATATCAGCACCAAACCAAAGAAAAGCATCTGTAATCAGACAACTGAATGCCTTCCCACTCTCTTTCACAGCTTTTTCCATTGAGCTCTCAAAATTCTGTGGGGTTTTCTGCAAGAACCTTTCTACAGCCTCAATAGGGCTTCCTGAAAAAACAAAGTCTTTCGAAATTCCGTCTTCAATATTACAGGGTTTTATAGAGTCCGAGGCTTGAGAGTCTTTAAAAATTGCGGAATTGGATTGAGCAGTGCTGAAGAATGAAAATGTAGCATGAGGAGATGCTTTTGATACCTCATTTACGAGTTTGAAAAGAAGATGTGCATGAGTTGCGAATGGAAATGCAAGAACTGCTACGTGTTTTGTTGAATTATGAGCCATTATTTGATGATTAATTTGGTAGTAGATGTTGAGTTCTATGCACACATGTTTGTGTCGCATAAATAATGTAAAGAGATTTTTGTAGTAGGTGTGATGAATGTGTTGGGGTGGGTCCCTCCACATGGTGGGCCCACAagtaagttaaaaaaaaaaaaaaaaatagaaattaatttaCTTGGAGTAACCTCCAAGCCAAATTTGGCTTGGAGGCTACTCCactttttcctataaataggaAAGGGGTGAAAGGGATTAAACACACACCAACATCACCAAAATTCACAAGCATTTGTGAGTGAGAGTATTAGCTTCGAGCTAATAGGCGAGTTAGAGAAACGTTTTCTCTAAAGGGTGAGGGGTGAGAGAATTGAGAGATAAAAATAGTGAGTTTACGGGTGTGTGGGAAACACTTGAGTGTCATTATTTTGGTGAGATCTCTCTGTAAAATTACTCTCTTTGTATGcctgctattttgataatagtaGAAGAATTATTCGGACTTTGTCCCGTGGACGTAATCCAGCATTTTGGGTGAACCACGTTAAAAATTCTCGGTgtcatttattattttgtttctgcCGTCCTTAATTTATTTTCGACGCTAACGATTAGGCTAGTTGGAATTCCCTATTGTGAAGTTAGTTATATCGTGTTGAATTCTGTCTAGGaggttggtacttaagtggtccgctcgtgaccctccaatctttcctgggaatttttccggtataattatttagcacaatacgtTATTCACTAgcataattaattgaatttccgCTGTGCCGCCCAACAACTGGTATCAGAGCCGGTTTGAgtttttatatatctatttatCGTATGCTCTGTGGTTGCCACTAGATAGTGGATCCTCCAcatcagaaaataaattagatatatttatagTACTGGGCACTTGTCGAAAATATGGAGGCAAAGACTGGCAAGATGGTCAGTTTAAATGGCACAAATTACCACATATGGAGAAACAAGATGAAGGATCTCCTATTTGTGACGAAACTGCATTTACCGGTGTTTTCAACGAATAAACCCGAAGGAAAAACGGATGAAGAATGGGAATTCGAGCATGAGCAGGTGTGTGGTTACATTCGACAGTTCGTCGAGGATAATGTGTACAACCACATTTGTAATGAAACTCATGCTCAGACATTATGGAAGAAGCTTGAGGAGCTGTACGCGTCGAAAACCGGCAACAACAAACTATTTTATCTGACAAAATTAATTCAGATAAAATATCGAGAAGGGACTTCTATAGCTGATCACCTGAATGCAATTCAAGGGATTGTGGATCAGTTATCAAGTATGAGCATAAAGTTTGACGATGAGGTGCTCGCTCTCCTCGTGCTTGCCTCTCTACCAGAGTCTTGGGAGACTTTGAAGATTTCACTAACAAATTCTGCACCAAATGGAGTAGTCAATATGGAAGCTGTTAAAAGTGGCATCCTGAATGAAGAGAGTAGACGAAGATCACAAGGTTCTTCTTCATCACAGTCAGATGTTTTTGTTGCAGAATCTAGAGGGAGGAGTGAAGCTAGGGGTTCAAAAACCAGACACAAAAGCAGAGGAAAGTCAAACAAATATGCCAATACTGAGTGCCATTACTGCAAGAAGAAGGGCCACATCAAAATGTTCTGTCGAAAGTTGAAGCAAGACCAAGAAAAGAACAAAGGCAAAGATGTGAGGAAAAATGACAGCAGTGATGATGAACAAGCAAATGTTGTCGGGGAGTTCAACGTAGTCCATGATGAAGATATTGTCAATCTTGCAATCCACGAGACGAGTTGGGTGATTGACACTGGAGCTACCATTCATGCTTCATCTCGAAGGGAATTCTTCTCATCTTACACATCAGGCGATTTTGGCACTGTAAGAATGGGAAATGAGAACTTTGCAAAAGTCGTAGGCAAAGGTGACGTCTCTCTAGAAACAGAGAATGGTACGCAATTAGTCCTGAAGGATGTCAGGCATGTCCCAGATATGCGCCTGAATTTAATTTCGGCAGGAAATCTGGATGATGAAGGTTTTTGCAGCACCTTCTTCAATGGCCAATGGAAGCTTACCAAAGGTTCATTGGTGGTGGCCAGGGGAAAATGACATTCAAAACTATACATGATGCAGGCGAAGCTCTCCCATGACGATGTCAATACAGTGGAGGATGATGATATAGTTGAGTTGTGGCATAGACGACTCGGTCACATGAGTAAGAAAGGAATGTCGATATTGGCCAAAAGAAATATGTTGCATGGATTGGATCGAGTCCATCTGGAGAAATGTACTGATTGTCTGGCAGGGAAGCAGAACAGAGTTTCTTTCAAAAGTACCCCTCCTTCTCGAATGAAGAATGTTTTAGATCTGATTCACTCAGATTTGTGTGGACCAATGCCAAAGTCACTTGGTGGTGCTCAATACTTCGTGACTTTCATTGATGATCATTCAAGGAAGACATGGGTGTATCTTTTGAAAACGAAGGACCGGGTGTTAGAAGTTTTCAAGCAATTTTTAACTCTGGTGGAAAGACAGACCAGCAAGAAGCTGAAGTGCATCCGTACAGACAATGGTGGAGAGTACATTGGACCATTTGATGCTTATTGCAAAAATAATGGTATTCGGCATCAAACAACACCTCCTAAAACGCCGCAGTTGAATGGTTTGGCTGAGAGGATGAACAGGACTTTGATGGAGAGAGTTAGATGTTTACTCTCACATGCAAAGTTGCCTAAGATGTTTTGGGGTGAAGCTCTACTGACAGCAGTGTATGTGCTTAACCTTTCAACGTGTATCCCTCTACAGTCTGATACTCCAGAGAGAGTGTGGACGGGAAAAGAAGTTTCCTATGGTCATCTGCGGGTGTTTGGGTGCAAAGCATTTGTGCATATTCCCAAAGACGAGAGGTCCAAGCTTGATGCAAAGACACGAGAATGCGTGTTTGTGGGTTATGGTCAAGATCAGTTTGGCTATAGATTCTACGATCCAGTCCATAAGAGGCTTATCAGAAGCCGTGATGCCGTCTTTGTTGAAAGTCAGACCATTGAGGATATTAAAAAGGCTCAGAATGTTTCTGAGGGATCCGATGGAGATTCAACAGACTTGGAATTGATTCCTCCAACAACGGTTCATAGACGTGTTGGAGATGAAGAAGGCGACCAACCGGGGATAGGTGGTCAAGATGCTCCCATTGATTATGAACCAGGTAATGCTGATGACTATGGTGCTCATCATCAACCACCAGCAGATGTGGATTCTCCAGTTCTGCGGAGATCTGATAGAGTTCGACAACAATCTACCAGATACCCAGAAGATCAGTATGTGTTATTAACTGACGGGGGAGAACCTGAGAGCTTTGAAGAAGCTATGGATGATGAACACAAGCAGAAATGGATTGAAGCCATGCAAGATGAGATGAGGTCCTTGCATGATAATAATACTTTTAAGCTGGTGAAGTTGCCTAAAGGCAAGAGAGCTTTGAAGAACAAGTGGGTGTTCAGGATAAAGAATGAGGAACACGGTCTCCAACCACGTTTCAAAGCTAGACTAGTTGTCAAGGGATTCGGCCAAAGAAAGGGAATTGACTTTGATGAGATTTTTTCACCAGTGGTGAAAATGACATCCATTCGTACAGTGCTAGGGTTAGCAGCAAGTCTCGACCTGGAGATCGAGCAGATGG is a window of Mercurialis annua linkage group LG2, ddMerAnnu1.2, whole genome shotgun sequence DNA encoding:
- the LOC126669109 gene encoding protein DETOXIFICATION 16-like isoform X2 produces the protein MEVQEENPSIESPLLISEGGRLLEQKHRFTADEFFIELKKQLNLAGPLVSVNFLIYLLQVISVMFVGHLGELSLAGASMATSFASVTGFSLLKGMASGLDTFCGQSYGAKQYHMLGIHLQRAMIVLLLVSIPLAFIWANAGEILLFFRQDPEISAEAGRYAHFMIPSIFAFAIQECLVRFLQTQNNVVPMMICSGFTTLLHIFICWILVFKSGLGNKGAALANAISYWIYAILLILYVSISPSCKKTWTGFSKQALHGIPKYLKLAIPSAVMLSLETWSFEMMVLLSGLLPNPKLETSVLSISLNTSSMAFMIPLGLGGVISTEERVVQYVGQMLIFVAATHFLDGIQSVLSGTCRGCGWQKLGAIINLGAYYLIGIPCSILFAFVYNFGGKGLWTGLIVALLVQSLGLSTVTLTTNWEKESKKAKDRVYNSNNVTFIPEEIRS
- the LOC126669109 gene encoding protein DETOXIFICATION 16-like isoform X3 translates to MASGLDTFCGQSYGAKQYHMLGIHLQRAMIVLLLVSIPLAFIWANAGEILLFFRQDPEISAEAGRYAHFMIPSIFAFAIQECLVRFLQTQNNVVPMMICSGFTTLLHIFICWILVFKSGLGNKGAALANAISYWIYAILLILYVSISPSCKKTWTGFSKQALHGIPKYLKLAIPSAVMLSLETWSFEMMVLLSGLLPNPKLETSVLSISLNTSSMAFMIPLGLGGVISTRVSNELGAGKPRAARQSVCVAIFMVATAGIAMSSTLIVGRNMWGYLYSTEERVVQYVGQMLIFVAATHFLDGIQSVLSGTCRGCGWQKLGAIINLGAYYLIGIPCSILFAFVYNFGGKGLWTGLIVALLVQSLGLSTVTLTTNWEKESKKAKDRVYNSNNVTFIPEEIRS
- the LOC126669112 gene encoding flavonoid 3-O-glucosyltransferase-like, with translation MRHKHVCIELNIYYQINHQIMAHNSTKHVAVLAFPFATHAHLLFKLVNEVSKASPHATFSFFSTAQSNSAIFKDSQASDSIKPCNIEDGISKDFVFSGSPIEAVERFLQKTPQNFESSMEKAVKESGKAFSCLITDAFLWFGADMARDLQIPWVAVWTSGPRSVFIHLQTELIREKLGIHGNFQLDKKLDFLPGFESLPATHIPEDVIAKDLTTPFASMLHKMGLNLPKATAVCINSFEEIDSIPINQLKSTLQDLLTIGLPLLTLPPKKHCDPQGCLEWLDKQKQDSVVYISFGSMIMPPPHELTALAEALEYGGFHFIWSFKGNPSEKLPKEFLDRTKEKGIVVSWAPQLQVLQHHSISAFISHGGWNSVVESIIGSVPLICRPFFGDHHLNSWTVEAVWGIGLEIEGGKITKDGTMKALQVVQGSEKGQKMKHKVVHLNKLVVDAVSSQGSSTLNFEKLIKIVT
- the LOC126669109 gene encoding protein DETOXIFICATION 16-like isoform X1, with the protein product MEVQEENPSIESPLLISEGGRLLEQKHRFTADEFFIELKKQLNLAGPLVSVNFLIYLLQVISVMFVGHLGELSLAGASMATSFASVTGFSLLKGMASGLDTFCGQSYGAKQYHMLGIHLQRAMIVLLLVSIPLAFIWANAGEILLFFRQDPEISAEAGRYAHFMIPSIFAFAIQECLVRFLQTQNNVVPMMICSGFTTLLHIFICWILVFKSGLGNKGAALANAISYWIYAILLILYVSISPSCKKTWTGFSKQALHGIPKYLKLAIPSAVMLSLETWSFEMMVLLSGLLPNPKLETSVLSISLNTSSMAFMIPLGLGGVISTRVSNELGAGKPRAARQSVCVAIFMVATAGIAMSSTLIVGRNMWGYLYSTEERVVQYVGQMLIFVAATHFLDGIQSVLSGTCRGCGWQKLGAIINLGAYYLIGIPCSILFAFVYNFGGKGLWTGLIVALLVQSLGLSTVTLTTNWEKESKKAKDRVYNSNNVTFIPEEIRS